The following proteins are co-located in the Bordetella bronchialis genome:
- the glnA gene encoding type I glutamate--ammonia ligase, translated as MASPKEVLKQIADAEVKFVDFRFTDTAGREHHVSVPSHVIDEDKFESGHAFDGSSIPGWKGIEASDMLLIPDATTARIDPFMEETTLVLTCDVVEPSDMKGYSRDPRSLAKRAEAYLKSSGIGDTAYFGPEPEFFVFDGVTWNTDMSGTFVKIKSEEAPWSTGTEFEGGNLGHRPLVKGGYFPVPPVDSFQDMRSEMCLLLEQQGVPVEVHHHEVAAPGQLEIGTKFSTLVQRADWNQVLKYVVHNVAHAYGKTATFMPKPVVGDNGSGMHVHQSIWKDGQNLFAGNGYAGLSEFALYYIGGIIKHARALNAITNPGTNSYKRLVPHFEAPVKLAYSARNRSASIRIPYVGNPKGRRIETRFPDPLANPYLAFSALMMAGLDGVQNKIHPGDPADKNLYDLPPEEDAKIPTVCASLDQALEALDKDREFLTRGGVFTDDMLDGYLALKEQEVQRLRMTTHPVEFDMYYSL; from the coding sequence ATGGCAAGCCCTAAAGAAGTCCTGAAACAGATTGCTGACGCGGAGGTCAAGTTCGTCGACTTCCGTTTCACCGACACCGCCGGCCGCGAGCACCATGTTTCGGTGCCGTCCCACGTGATCGACGAAGACAAATTCGAAAGCGGCCACGCTTTCGACGGCTCCTCGATCCCCGGCTGGAAGGGCATCGAAGCCTCCGACATGCTGCTGATCCCCGACGCCACCACGGCGCGCATCGATCCGTTCATGGAAGAGACCACGCTGGTCCTGACCTGCGACGTCGTCGAACCGTCGGACATGAAGGGTTACTCCCGTGACCCGCGCTCGCTGGCCAAGCGTGCCGAGGCCTACCTGAAGTCCTCGGGCATCGGCGACACCGCCTACTTCGGTCCGGAACCGGAATTCTTCGTCTTCGACGGCGTGACGTGGAATACCGATATGTCCGGTACTTTCGTCAAGATCAAGTCGGAAGAGGCCCCGTGGTCGACCGGCACCGAATTCGAAGGCGGCAACCTGGGCCATCGTCCGCTGGTCAAGGGCGGCTACTTCCCGGTTCCCCCCGTCGATTCCTTCCAGGACATGCGCTCCGAAATGTGCCTGCTGCTGGAACAGCAGGGCGTGCCCGTCGAAGTGCATCACCATGAAGTCGCCGCACCCGGCCAGCTGGAAATCGGCACCAAGTTCAGCACGCTGGTCCAGCGCGCCGACTGGAACCAGGTCCTGAAGTACGTCGTGCACAACGTGGCCCATGCCTATGGCAAGACCGCCACCTTCATGCCCAAGCCCGTCGTCGGCGACAACGGTTCCGGCATGCACGTGCACCAGTCGATCTGGAAGGATGGCCAGAACCTGTTCGCGGGCAACGGCTACGCCGGCCTGTCGGAATTCGCGCTGTACTACATCGGCGGCATCATCAAGCATGCCCGCGCGCTGAACGCGATCACCAACCCCGGCACGAACTCCTACAAGCGCCTGGTTCCGCACTTCGAAGCCCCGGTCAAGCTGGCCTACTCGGCCCGCAACCGTTCGGCGTCGATCCGCATCCCGTATGTCGGCAACCCCAAGGGCCGCCGCATCGAAACGCGCTTCCCGGACCCCCTGGCCAACCCGTACCTGGCTTTCTCGGCGCTGATGATGGCCGGCCTGGACGGCGTCCAGAACAAGATCCACCCCGGCGATCCGGCCGACAAGAACCTGTACGACCTGCCGCCGGAAGAAGACGCCAAGATCCCGACCGTCTGCGCGTCGCTGGATCAGGCCCTGGAAGCCCTGGACAAGGATCGCGAGTTCCTGACGCGCGGCGGTGTGTTCACCGACGACATGCTGGACGGCTATCTGGCGTTGAAGGAGCAGGAAGTGCAGCGTCTGCGCATGACGACTCACCCTGTCGAATTCGACATGTATTACAGCCTGTGA
- a CDS encoding metallophosphoesterase, producing the protein MPMTARGTLTHRFLLCGLACLAILVRPALAVDSFSFIVAADPQPWRLDNGLDSNSDGNRQNWLNVANPTYQSMRGLGAKLMIINGDMTEFGRAATWADTLSAAGNANMPVMFGLGNHDYSNNINDCTDGLNTFFNHCAVESVVNLTYQYRPEQWQNYGGLSGLNIVRKDWTTTVDTNNYLDEINGSLAYSFEYGGVHFIQLNLCPTYTRSFSDSNYEVNITSAVDWLTGDIAAARAFGFKIVMNYHAPYDPQCPLPQQFLDLAKKVDVIFNGDLHEFRYDTDLGVPRFVVDAIYHGGYYLVSVNDNGMAVQQYNGITGTPSALGNPQFVPFGLMPYIANPQNGSVVYVPPRPTINGTGVPNAPLNASVQYGQQSPLPFCQTTVNPDGTWDCSSSFIGSNSSPNTVIVTQTVDQQQSPPAYSTFTIQVVDAPTPSKH; encoded by the coding sequence ATGCCCATGACTGCCCGCGGTACGTTGACACATCGTTTTCTTCTTTGCGGTCTCGCTTGCCTTGCAATCCTGGTGCGGCCGGCCCTTGCGGTAGACAGCTTCAGCTTCATCGTGGCGGCCGATCCCCAGCCATGGCGCCTCGACAACGGGCTGGACTCGAACTCCGACGGGAACCGCCAGAACTGGCTGAACGTCGCCAATCCGACTTATCAGAGCATGCGTGGCCTGGGTGCCAAGCTGATGATCATCAACGGCGACATGACGGAGTTCGGGCGCGCCGCGACATGGGCAGACACGTTGAGCGCGGCTGGCAATGCGAACATGCCGGTCATGTTCGGCCTGGGCAATCACGACTACTCCAATAACATCAATGACTGCACGGATGGACTCAATACCTTCTTCAATCATTGCGCCGTCGAATCCGTGGTCAACTTGACTTACCAGTACCGACCGGAGCAATGGCAGAACTACGGCGGATTGAGTGGTCTGAATATCGTCCGCAAAGACTGGACCACCACGGTCGACACCAATAATTACCTCGACGAGATCAACGGCAGCCTGGCGTATTCATTCGAGTATGGCGGCGTGCACTTTATCCAGCTCAATCTGTGTCCGACCTATACCCGCAGCTTCTCCGACTCGAACTACGAGGTCAACATCACCAGCGCCGTGGATTGGTTGACAGGCGATATCGCGGCCGCGCGGGCCTTCGGATTCAAAATAGTCATGAATTACCATGCCCCCTACGATCCGCAATGCCCGCTGCCGCAGCAATTCCTGGATCTGGCCAAGAAGGTAGACGTCATTTTCAACGGCGATTTGCACGAGTTTCGCTATGACACCGATCTGGGCGTTCCCCGATTCGTTGTGGATGCCATTTATCATGGCGGCTATTACCTTGTTTCGGTAAACGACAACGGCATGGCCGTACAGCAGTACAACGGCATCACGGGCACGCCGAGCGCACTGGGCAACCCCCAATTCGTGCCCTTCGGCCTGATGCCTTATATCGCCAACCCGCAGAACGGCTCGGTCGTCTATGTCCCGCCGCGGCCAACGATCAATGGCACGGGCGTACCCAACGCCCCCTTGAATGCCTCGGTGCAGTACGGCCAGCAAAGTCCCTTGCCATTTTGTCAAACGACGGTCAATCCGGACGGCACGTGGGACTGCAGCAGCAGCTTTATCGGATCGAACAGCAGTCCGAACACGGTGATCGTCACGCAGACGGTGGATCAGCAACAGAGTCCGCCCGCGTACAGTACGTTCACCATTCAGGTCGTCGACGCCCCCACGCCATCGAAGCACTGA
- the rdgB gene encoding RdgB/HAM1 family non-canonical purine NTP pyrophosphatase yields the protein MQADPNPSLNRVVLASGNAGKLREFSALFAPLGIALIPQGELGVPDAPEPHCTFLENALEKARHASRLTGLPALADDSGLCVDALAGAPGVYSARYASLNGGEKSDEANNALLIRELAGRTDRRACYVAVLVLVRSADDPRPLVGEGVWYGEIARTPAGGNGFGYDPYFYLPDQGKTAAELAPADKNAVSHRAMALRELLAKLDRATR from the coding sequence ATGCAAGCCGATCCCAACCCCAGCCTGAACCGCGTGGTCCTCGCCTCCGGCAATGCCGGCAAGCTGCGCGAGTTCTCCGCGCTGTTCGCTCCCCTGGGCATCGCCCTGATTCCCCAGGGGGAACTGGGCGTGCCGGACGCGCCGGAGCCGCACTGTACCTTCCTGGAAAACGCGCTGGAAAAAGCGCGCCATGCCAGCCGCCTGACCGGCCTGCCGGCGCTGGCCGACGATTCGGGCTTGTGTGTCGATGCGCTGGCCGGCGCGCCGGGCGTTTATTCGGCGCGCTACGCCAGCCTGAACGGGGGCGAGAAATCCGACGAGGCCAACAATGCCCTGTTGATACGCGAGCTGGCCGGCCGGACCGACCGCCGCGCCTGTTATGTCGCGGTCCTCGTCCTGGTGCGGTCGGCGGACGATCCGCGCCCGCTGGTGGGCGAGGGCGTGTGGTACGGTGAAATCGCCCGAACGCCGGCCGGCGGCAACGGCTTCGGCTACGATCCTTATTTCTACCTGCCCGACCAGGGCAAGACGGCGGCCGAACTGGCGCCCGCGGACAAGAACGCCGTCAGCCACCGCGCGATGGCCTTGCGCGAATTGCTTGCCAAGCTGGACCGGGCCACGCGCTGA
- the rph gene encoding ribonuclease PH, giving the protein MTSTASTPSRHSGRAPDELRPLSFTRGYTRYAEGSVLIKAGNTHVLCTASVLDKVPPFLKGRGQGWVTAEYGMLPRATHTRGDREAARGKQSGRTQEIQRLIGRSLRAVMDMAALGERTLHIDCDVLQADGGTRCASITGAWVAMADAVALLMKRGELSANPLRDHVAAVSVGMVGGSPVLDLDYEEDSGCDADVNVVMTGSGAFVEVQGTAEGVAFSRAELDAMLALAERGIAGLVQGQNHALLDAAARS; this is encoded by the coding sequence GTGACCTCAACCGCATCCACGCCGTCCCGCCACTCGGGCCGCGCGCCCGACGAACTGCGTCCGCTGTCGTTCACGCGCGGCTACACGCGCTACGCCGAAGGATCGGTGCTGATCAAGGCCGGCAACACCCACGTACTGTGCACCGCCAGCGTGCTGGACAAGGTGCCGCCTTTCCTCAAGGGCCGGGGCCAGGGCTGGGTGACGGCCGAATACGGCATGCTGCCGCGTGCCACCCACACGCGCGGGGACCGCGAGGCGGCGCGCGGCAAGCAGTCCGGCCGCACCCAGGAAATCCAGCGCCTGATCGGCCGCAGCCTGCGCGCCGTCATGGACATGGCGGCGCTGGGCGAACGTACGCTGCATATCGATTGCGACGTGCTGCAAGCCGACGGCGGCACGCGCTGCGCCAGCATCACGGGCGCCTGGGTGGCCATGGCCGATGCGGTCGCGCTATTGATGAAACGCGGCGAGCTCTCCGCCAACCCCTTGCGCGATCACGTGGCCGCGGTGTCGGTGGGCATGGTGGGCGGCAGCCCCGTACTGGACCTGGACTACGAAGAGGATTCGGGCTGCGATGCCGACGTCAATGTCGTCATGACCGGTTCGGGCGCTTTCGTGGAAGTGCAGGGCACGGCGGAAGGCGTGGCCTTCAGCCGCGCGGAACTCGATGCCATGCTGGCCCTGGCGGAGCGCGGCATTGCCGGGTTGGTGCAGGGGCAGAACCACGCCTTGCTCGATGCTGCCGCCCGCTCGTAG
- a CDS encoding YicC/YloC family endoribonuclease has protein sequence MIRSMTAFGSARADLDQGSLALEFRSVNSRFLDLYFRLPDDLRHLESPLRELLTGSLGRGKVEVRVSYTRNAAAELDRLDPQWLQRLAEQLQAARQILPETESPRLAELFNWPGQRNNDALDPQAWGAAGMQAAREALAQLQDARAREGERLAAMMRDCAAGIEKIVDEVERHLPQLLADHREKLAAKLRETVEAAFPGGFTHITGPELTERLAQEANLFALRIDVAEELSRLRSHLAELQHILADGDGGNGGKSGKRTGGGSAGKRLDFLFQEMNREANTLGSKAGSVDVTRAAMDLKLLIEQMREQAQNIE, from the coding sequence ATGATACGAAGCATGACGGCCTTCGGCAGCGCCCGCGCCGATCTGGACCAGGGTTCGCTGGCGCTGGAATTCCGCAGCGTCAACAGCCGCTTTCTCGACCTGTATTTCCGCCTGCCCGACGATCTGCGGCATCTGGAATCGCCGCTGCGCGAACTGCTGACCGGCAGCCTGGGACGCGGCAAGGTGGAGGTACGCGTCAGCTATACGCGCAATGCCGCTGCCGAGCTGGACCGCCTGGACCCGCAATGGCTGCAGCGCCTGGCCGAACAATTGCAGGCCGCGCGGCAGATCCTGCCCGAGACGGAATCGCCCCGGCTGGCGGAGCTGTTCAACTGGCCCGGCCAGCGCAATAACGATGCGCTGGATCCGCAGGCCTGGGGCGCGGCCGGCATGCAGGCCGCCCGCGAAGCGCTGGCCCAGCTGCAGGACGCGCGTGCCCGCGAAGGCGAACGCCTTGCCGCGATGATGCGCGACTGCGCCGCCGGCATAGAAAAAATCGTCGATGAAGTCGAACGCCATCTGCCGCAGCTGCTTGCCGACCACCGCGAAAAACTGGCCGCCAAGCTGCGCGAAACGGTAGAGGCCGCCTTCCCCGGCGGCTTCACGCATATCACCGGACCGGAGCTTACCGAACGCCTGGCCCAGGAAGCCAACCTGTTCGCGCTGCGCATCGACGTGGCCGAAGAGCTCTCGCGCCTGCGTTCGCACCTGGCCGAACTCCAGCACATCCTGGCCGATGGCGATGGCGGCAACGGCGGCAAATCCGGCAAGCGCACCGGTGGCGGCAGCGCCGGCAAGCGCCTGGATTTCCTGTTCCAGGAAATGAACCGCGAAGCCAACACCCTGGGCTCCAAGGCCGGCAGCGTCGATGTCACGCGCGCCGCCATGGACCTGAAACTGCTGATCGAGCAAATGCGGGAGCAGGCGCAGAACATCGAGTAG
- the hemW gene encoding radical SAM family heme chaperone HemW: MPITIPIRPAIPGAGAPGAGAPGAATRLGPGASGLTSLPPLSLYVHVPWCVRKCPYCDFNSHAADGDIPERAYLDALRADLEQALPQIWGRQVISVFIGGGTPSLLSAAGLDELLAMLRACLNLWPDAEITMEANPGTAEASRFRDYAASGVNRLSLGIQSFDDAQLRALGRIHDAAQARRAIAMAQAAVARVNLDLMFALPGQSLRACEADVREALSHGTEHLSLYHLTLEPNTVFAKYPPENLPDDDTAAAMQDTVEALAAEAGLARYEVSAYARPGARSRHNVNYWEFGDYLGIGPGAHGKLSFHDRILREARTRNPERWMAAAMARDGSHIAESREVGKDELPFEFMLNVLRLKEGVPATYFAERTGLSLAAIAHQLEAAVARGLLDADPTRLKATPQGWAFLNDLQALFLN, from the coding sequence ATGCCCATTACCATTCCCATCCGGCCGGCGATCCCCGGCGCCGGCGCCCCGGGGGCCGGCGCCCCGGGGGCCGCGACGCGCCTGGGCCCGGGCGCGTCGGGGCTGACCAGCCTGCCGCCGCTATCCCTATATGTGCACGTGCCCTGGTGCGTGCGCAAATGTCCTTACTGCGACTTCAATTCGCATGCCGCCGACGGCGACATCCCGGAGCGCGCCTATCTGGACGCCTTGCGCGCGGACCTGGAGCAGGCCTTGCCGCAGATCTGGGGCCGCCAGGTGATTTCGGTGTTCATCGGCGGCGGCACGCCCAGCCTGCTGTCGGCGGCCGGCCTGGACGAATTGCTGGCCATGCTGCGGGCCTGCCTGAACCTGTGGCCGGACGCCGAAATCACCATGGAAGCCAACCCCGGCACGGCGGAGGCAAGCCGCTTCCGCGACTATGCGGCCAGCGGCGTCAACCGCCTGTCGCTGGGTATCCAGAGCTTCGACGACGCCCAGCTGCGCGCGCTGGGGCGTATCCACGACGCCGCCCAGGCGCGCCGCGCCATCGCGATGGCGCAGGCCGCGGTCGCGCGCGTCAACCTGGACCTGATGTTCGCCTTGCCGGGCCAATCCCTGCGGGCCTGCGAGGCCGATGTGCGCGAGGCCCTGTCCCATGGCACCGAGCATCTGTCGCTGTATCACCTGACCCTGGAGCCGAACACCGTCTTCGCCAAATACCCGCCGGAGAACCTGCCCGACGACGATACGGCGGCCGCGATGCAGGACACGGTGGAAGCGCTCGCGGCGGAGGCGGGGCTGGCGCGCTACGAGGTCTCCGCCTATGCTCGGCCGGGCGCGCGCTCCCGCCATAACGTCAATTACTGGGAGTTCGGCGACTACCTGGGCATCGGCCCGGGCGCGCACGGCAAATTGTCTTTCCACGACCGTATCCTGCGCGAGGCGCGCACCCGCAATCCGGAACGCTGGATGGCGGCGGCCATGGCGCGGGACGGCTCGCATATCGCCGAGTCGCGCGAAGTCGGCAAGGACGAACTGCCCTTCGAGTTCATGCTGAATGTGCTGCGCCTGAAGGAAGGGGTGCCGGCCACGTATTTCGCCGAGCGCACGGGCCTGTCCCTGGCCGCGATCGCGCACCAACTGGAGGCAGCGGTGGCCAGGGGCCTGCTGGACGCGGATCCCACGCGATTGAAGGCGACGCCTCAGGGTTGGGCGTTCCTGAACGACCTGCAAGCACTGTTTTTGAACTGA
- a CDS encoding methyl-accepting chemotaxis protein codes for MRNKLSVNLALTIVLALFVALFAGAGAAAIALLRENRAWVEELGRDNIERASELGNVSSAVFQARAALVDAKTYMEGGRIPERDRMLGVADKFLGDARKGIEQLQSLPYANTDGKPLYDAAMQAYAGLVDGCLLPMRKAIQGFNGVEVNRLNDEVLPASAEAYVKAEGQFQRYTRAQGAAAIAEVAHMQDAAVTAAIALGAFVLLLAIGIRAVLHRSLLQPLRQAGGHFDRIADGDLTRPIAAGGHNEIGVLFSAMSRMQDGLSAAVGTVRAAVDEIHADMRALAAGGVQLSERTAEQAGMLQETAAGMSTLAGTVNTTSGNAEQASTQAHRVEALAEQGAQAVDRVVARMRDIAGSARHIGDIVGVVDGIAFQTNLLALNAAVEAARAGESGRGFAVVAGEVRTLAQRSASAAREIKALIAESANHVEAGVREVGAAGQTIGAMRVAVAKVTELVREISQAAAQQAAGIGAMHEAMAGLDRNTQENAALAEETAAAVAALEGRAQRLGEAVAVFRLGSPRDAAAPPRGRVSVAGRQIGFDDERNVSMLDLVLDAGSRRGNVLGADAGA; via the coding sequence ATGCGGAACAAATTGAGTGTGAATCTGGCGCTGACGATTGTGTTGGCGCTGTTCGTGGCCTTGTTCGCCGGGGCGGGCGCCGCGGCCATTGCCTTGCTGCGGGAGAACCGCGCCTGGGTCGAGGAACTTGGCCGCGACAATATCGAGCGCGCCAGCGAACTCGGCAATGTCAGCAGCGCGGTCTTCCAGGCGCGTGCGGCGCTGGTGGACGCCAAGACCTATATGGAAGGCGGCCGCATCCCCGAACGCGACCGGATGCTGGGCGTGGCAGACAAGTTCCTGGGCGATGCGCGCAAGGGTATCGAGCAATTGCAGTCCCTGCCGTATGCCAACACCGACGGCAAGCCGCTTTACGATGCCGCGATGCAGGCCTATGCCGGGCTGGTGGACGGCTGCCTGCTGCCGATGCGCAAGGCGATCCAGGGCTTCAACGGCGTGGAAGTGAACCGCCTGAACGACGAAGTCCTGCCCGCGTCCGCCGAGGCCTATGTCAAGGCAGAGGGCCAGTTCCAGCGCTATACGCGCGCCCAGGGCGCCGCGGCCATCGCCGAAGTGGCGCACATGCAGGACGCCGCGGTAACCGCCGCCATTGCCCTGGGCGCCTTCGTGCTGCTGCTGGCCATCGGCATACGCGCGGTGCTGCATCGCTCGCTGCTGCAGCCGCTGCGGCAGGCGGGCGGACACTTCGACCGTATCGCCGATGGGGACCTGACGCGGCCCATCGCCGCCGGCGGCCACAACGAGATCGGCGTGCTGTTCTCGGCCATGAGCCGCATGCAGGACGGCCTGTCCGCCGCCGTGGGTACCGTGCGCGCGGCCGTGGACGAGATCCATGCCGATATGCGCGCGCTGGCCGCCGGCGGCGTGCAGTTGTCCGAACGCACGGCGGAACAGGCCGGCATGCTGCAGGAAACCGCCGCCGGCATGTCGACGCTGGCGGGCACGGTGAACACGACGTCCGGCAACGCCGAGCAGGCCAGTACCCAGGCGCATCGGGTAGAGGCATTGGCCGAGCAGGGCGCCCAGGCGGTCGACCGGGTCGTGGCGCGCATGCGCGACATCGCCGGCAGTGCGCGCCATATCGGCGACATCGTCGGCGTGGTGGACGGCATCGCCTTCCAGACCAATCTGCTCGCCCTGAACGCCGCCGTGGAGGCGGCCCGCGCCGGCGAGTCCGGCCGCGGCTTCGCCGTCGTGGCCGGCGAAGTCCGCACGCTGGCGCAGCGCAGCGCCAGCGCCGCGCGCGAGATCAAGGCCTTGATCGCGGAATCCGCCAACCATGTGGAGGCGGGCGTGCGCGAGGTGGGCGCGGCCGGCCAGACCATCGGCGCCATGCGCGTGGCCGTGGCCAAGGTGACCGAACTGGTGCGCGAGATTTCGCAGGCCGCTGCCCAGCAGGCCGCCGGCATCGGCGCCATGCACGAAGCCATGGCGGGCCTGGACCGCAATACCCAGGAAAACGCGGCCTTGGCCGAGGAAACGGCCGCCGCGGTGGCGGCGCTGGAAGGCCGCGCGCAGCGCCTGGGCGAGGCCGTGGCGGTGTTCAGGCTGGGAAGCCCCCGGGACGCGGCCGCGCCGCCGCGCGGGCGTGTCTCAGTTGCCGGGCGTCAGATAGGGTTCGACGACGAGCGCAACGTTTCCATGCTTGACCTGGTGCTTGACGCGGGCAGCCGCCGAGGCAATGTCCTCGGGGCGGATGCGGGCGCCTGA
- a CDS encoding EAL domain-containing protein produces MHASVHPAIPAAGPDAVLASAGLLDDILRAGRLSALFQPVVDLANGRIYGYESLIRGPRDTDLHMPEALFGEARRHGVHPLVEHASANSGLRGFQQAGPPAGSSLFLNMSASALVHFWMQWGEAMPARLLHASDIEPSRVIIELTEHDPVYPDMRVLTEILGALRAHGVRLALDDYGVGHASLQLWSEAQPDLVKIDRYFFHGIAQDERRQKLVRAVLSVAQCLGTPTVAEGVETAEDLAVVRDLGIRYAQGWFLGYPAARLHTEVAPQVRQVLSARTPPRSAARMPGATAATLRVEAPSVSPGRHTNDDVHRLFDEHKALHAVAVVDDHNRPVGIINRRDFTERYAQRYTRELFGRDACTTFMNDQPVLVDVHASIDQLSHVLVSDDQRYLVDGFIITRDGDYDGLGTGEALVRSVTEMRIEAARYANPLTSLPGNIPISQHIGSLLDGGVEFVTCYCDLNHFKPFNDVYGYWRGDDMIQLCAAAIRKHCDPQRDFVGHVGGDDFVILFRSADWRERAERIIAEFDHDAIGLYDDEGRTRGGIEAEDRYGVMRSFPFVTLSIGALHVTPRSGARIRPEDIASAAARVKHQVKHGNVALVVEPYLTPGN; encoded by the coding sequence ATGCACGCGTCTGTACACCCCGCCATTCCGGCCGCCGGCCCGGACGCGGTCCTGGCCTCCGCGGGGCTGCTGGACGACATCCTGCGCGCCGGACGCCTCAGCGCCCTGTTCCAGCCCGTCGTCGACCTGGCCAATGGCCGCATCTATGGCTACGAAAGCCTGATCCGCGGGCCGCGCGATACGGACCTGCACATGCCGGAAGCCCTGTTCGGCGAGGCGCGCCGGCACGGCGTCCACCCGCTGGTCGAACATGCCAGCGCCAACAGCGGCCTGCGTGGGTTCCAGCAGGCCGGGCCGCCCGCCGGCAGCAGCCTGTTCCTGAATATGTCGGCGTCCGCCCTGGTCCATTTCTGGATGCAATGGGGCGAGGCCATGCCGGCCCGCCTGCTGCATGCCAGCGACATCGAACCGAGCCGCGTCATCATCGAGCTGACCGAGCATGATCCGGTCTATCCGGACATGCGCGTGCTTACCGAAATCCTGGGCGCCCTGCGGGCGCACGGGGTGCGCCTGGCACTGGACGATTACGGGGTCGGCCATGCCAGCCTGCAGCTGTGGTCGGAGGCGCAGCCCGACCTGGTCAAGATCGACCGCTATTTCTTCCATGGCATCGCGCAGGACGAACGGCGCCAGAAACTGGTGCGCGCGGTTCTTTCCGTCGCCCAATGCCTGGGGACGCCCACCGTGGCCGAAGGCGTCGAAACCGCGGAAGACCTGGCCGTCGTGCGCGACCTGGGCATACGCTACGCCCAGGGCTGGTTCCTGGGTTATCCGGCCGCCCGCCTGCACACCGAAGTCGCGCCCCAGGTCCGCCAGGTCCTGAGCGCGCGGACGCCGCCACGCAGCGCGGCGCGGATGCCGGGCGCCACGGCCGCCACGCTGCGGGTCGAGGCGCCCTCGGTTTCGCCCGGCCGCCACACCAACGACGATGTGCACCGGCTTTTCGACGAACACAAGGCCCTGCACGCGGTCGCGGTGGTGGACGATCACAATCGTCCGGTCGGCATCATCAACCGCCGCGATTTCACCGAACGCTACGCGCAACGCTATACCCGCGAACTGTTCGGCCGCGATGCCTGCACGACATTCATGAACGACCAGCCCGTGCTGGTCGACGTGCACGCGTCGATAGACCAGCTCAGCCACGTGCTGGTATCGGACGACCAGCGCTACCTGGTCGACGGTTTCATCATCACGCGCGACGGCGACTACGATGGCCTGGGGACCGGCGAAGCCCTGGTGCGCTCGGTCACGGAAATGCGCATCGAGGCGGCGCGCTACGCCAATCCGCTGACCTCCTTGCCGGGCAATATCCCCATCAGCCAGCACATCGGCAGCCTGCTGGATGGCGGCGTCGAGTTCGTCACCTGCTATTGCGACCTGAACCACTTCAAGCCGTTCAACGACGTGTACGGCTACTGGCGCGGCGACGACATGATCCAGCTGTGCGCGGCGGCGATACGGAAGCACTGCGACCCGCAGCGCGATTTCGTCGGCCACGTGGGCGGCGACGATTTCGTCATCCTGTTCCGCAGCGCGGACTGGCGCGAGCGCGCCGAGCGCATCATCGCCGAGTTCGACCACGATGCCATCGGCCTGTACGACGACGAAGGCCGCACCCGCGGCGGCATCGAAGCGGAAGACCGCTACGGCGTCATGCGGTCATTCCCCTTCGTCACGCTCAGCATCGGCGCCCTGCACGTGACGCCGCGTTCAGGCGCCCGCATCCGCCCCGAGGACATTGCCTCGGCGGCTGCCCGCGTCAAGCACCAGGTCAAGCATGGAAACGTTGCGCTCGTCGTCGAACCCTATCTGACGCCCGGCAACTGA